A window of Phycisphaerae bacterium genomic DNA:
GTTGGATCGACGTCCGGCCGTTGAGAGCAAGCTCCTTTCGCCGACGCACGATGACGTCACGCGGCACGCGGATGGTCGCGAAGTATTCATGCACGGCCGTGAAAATCGCCCCGCGGATGCGCGGCAGGGCGTAGGCGGGAAACGGACCGTGTGAAGCCGGATCGTACCTTATGGCTGCACGGATCAGTGCCATGCAACCCACTTGGAACAGATCCGCGCGCTCTCGCATTCGGGTCGGTCGGCGGGGTGTCGGGACGCGGTTGCGGAGATGCAGCCCCACCAAGCCGATGTTCTGAACGACCAGTTCTTGTTGCGCCTCCGTCAGCCGACCGGCAAAAGCATCCCGCCCGATCATTCGCTGGTCCGACCCGGCTGTTGGCGAGGGTCGCCTTGATTCGGAGGATCGAATTGCCGGACCGTTTTTCGCCTCCGGGATTGGTCCCGTTGTCTCCTCCCGTTCCGTTTTGCGCTGCCCTGATCCCTCTTCTTGAGTACCCCCTCGACACCATCGACAGTTCGCCCTCGCCGCAACAGGGAATCCCGCCCCAACCTTCATCGCCATCCCCTCCGCCCCCTCAATGGACATTTCGCATATACCTAACATAAACCAAACATACGACAAAGTCAAGCGGCCCAATCCAATTTGTCCCTTGTGGATCTCAGTCATCAGGGCAAGTCACACCAGGGCCAGTGGACTCAAGGTGATGTATCCGGCAAAAGCCAATGCCACATCGGTACCCGGGGTGGCTTGGCGTTCGTGGTATCGGCCGACATACGTCAAGCGGGTGATGCCGTTGCCCTGGGACATAGGGGTGAGGCCGAAGGCGGGCGGATCGGAGCTGATCGGAGCGACGCAGGCCCCCAGCGGCGGGCGGCCATCTGATGATCTGGGGAGATTCACGTTCCAGCAGGGTGCGGCCGGGCAACCCTGGGATGGGAAACCAGTCATCGGCCGGACGGGAGCGACAGGGTGGCTTGGGGACAAGGCTGCGGCCGATAGGGCGGCGTCGAGCAACGCCCTGCGCACCATGTCGAAGCACTTCTGGTCTACCCAAGGCGACGGAGGTTGCTCAGGCAAAGTGATCGCGGCCATGATCGCGGCGGCAAGGCGCGCCGAGCTGAGCCAATCGTCGGGCATCGATGGTTTCACCAGTTGCGAGATCGCGATGGCCGGCACTCCGAGGATGGCAGCCTCGCGGGCGGCGGCTACCGTACCTGAGTAGAAGATGTCAACGCCGAGGTTGCTCCCGCGGTTGATTCCGGCGATGACCCAATCCGGCCTTGGATGACCGGGCAGATGAAGCGCCGCGCGGACGCAATCGGCCGGAGTACCCTCAGCCACCGTGATCTGCCCCATGCCTTCCAGGCAGACCTGGCGACAGATGAAACTCTCGCTTGTTGAATGGCTCGTGCCGCTCTGAGCAACGGCGGGGGCGATGATGCCGATCTCTACGCCGGGCAGGCTGCCAACGGCTTCATGAAGGGCTCGCAGGCCTGGGGCGTCGTAACCGTCGTCGTTGGTCAGGAGGAACCGCAAGATACCATCGCCTCAGCTTGTCGATTTGGTCTGTCGCGTCATCGCGTTGTAGGCTTGCTGTAATTGCCCGGTGATCGGTCCCGGCTTCTCGTTGCTGACCGCTTTTCTCTCGATCCGGGTCACCGGCATGATCTCCATGACCGAGTTGGTGAGAAAGACCTCGTCGGCATCGAGCAGGTCGTTGACGGTCAGGGGAACTTGTTCGGTCTTAACGCCGGCCTCTGTCGCAAGTTCGATGACCACTTGACGGGTGATTCCGGGCACAACGGGAGTATCCAGCGGCGGGGTGCGAAGTACGCCTTCCTTAACGACAAAAACGTTGCTGATGCATCCCTGGGCCAGCCGGTTTTCGGGGGTGAACCACAATCCTTCGCCGCAGCCCGCGGCCTGTGCATCCCGAAGAGCCAGCAGGCGGGAGAAATAGCTCGTGGTCTTGTGCCCGGCCAGCGGGTCGAGATCGGATTGTCTCCAACGGGTATTTAGGTGGACGGTCATCCCCCGTTCATACAGGACGGGCGGGTAGCCGGCCGTCTCTTGAGCGGCAACCAGGAGGGTAGATCGCTCGTGGCCGTCTTGCGCACCCGGCGGCATGACGGTGAATCGAATGCGGGCGTTTTTGAGCCTGTTGGCGGCGAGCACCGCAGCCACCGCGTCTGGAATCTGCTCCACCAGTTGAAGCACAGGCATGTCGAAGTGCTTGGCAGAGTCGGTCATCCGGTCAATGTGTCGTTGGAGGAGAAAAGCTCGACCGTCATAGGCGCGCAGGGTTTCAAAGAGGCCCACTCCGTGGAGCAGCGAGGGATTCGACACCGTCACGACAGCCTTGGCTAGGTCGATGATGTCGCCGTTAAGATAAACCTTTTCATTCATCTGCAGCCTTGCCTTATCGCGCTCGCGCAGGTCGGGCTGGCGATCATCGCCTGCGGCATCTCGTCTGCCCACATTCGGCGCAGTATACACCGTTCGCGAATACTCTTCACCCGTCATGCCATCGGCCGACAAGCCGGCCCGGCACGGTACAGGGAAGACGGTTTTTGTGCCGATGATCCTGATGGGGCGACTTACGACCGCCACGCGAGGAATCCTTGGGGCTTCCCTGGAGCGATCCGGCCCCCTCCGAACCAGACCGCATGGGCAGGTTGTGTCCGGCTGGCAAACCAAGGCCGCGTTGCCACGCCGGTTGGAAACAGCCCGCAAGTGACGCTGCGAGGACTGGTTATGCGGCCGGTGCCGCAACGGTTCAGGGTAGCCTTGGTTGACATCCGATAACCAGAGATGTACTGTGCACACCAGTGGCGAGGCGGTGGCGCGCGGCCGTGCTCGCCGGTTCGCATCGGCGACAAACCGCGTGTCCGGACCGCTGAGCGCCGGGATTGCGCGGACACGGAACGATTAACCAGTACAAAGGACTGAGGAGCGGTGCAATGAACCTGCACACACGACGAGCGGCATGGATGTCCTGGGTCATCACGGCAAGTCTGGTGGCCTCGGCGTTGGGTCAGACCACGCAGCCGGCGGCGGCCGGTCGCATGATTCAAGGTAAGATCAAGGGAACCAACGTCAACGTGCGGAGCGGAGCGGATACGAACTACTACGTCGTGACGAAGCTCAACCGCGGCGACACGGTGACCATCGTCCACGAATCGTTCAACTGGGTGGAGATCCTGCCTCCCAAAGGCTGCTTCAGCGTGATCGACAAGAACTACGTCGAAAAAGCCGACGACGGCAGCGGCACGCTGAATGGCGACGCGTGGGTCTATGCCGGCAGCGAGATCGACGAGCGCCGATACGCCAAACAGGTGCAGCTCAAGAAGGGCGAGAAGGTCCAGATTCTCGGCGAGACGGCCGACGGGAAGTGCTATAAGATTGCCCCCCCTCTCGGGGCCACTGTCTGGGTTCATGGTGATTTCGTGGACCGGCCCGGGGCCACGGGCGGCGACCAGCCCGCGACGGGTGAGCGGATCCCGCCCGGCACACTGAGTCTTGCTCAGGCAGGAGTCACGACAAGCAGACCCGCCAAGGAACCGGCGCTGACGCCGGTGGCCAAGGGCAGCGAGCCTGCCTTCGGCGAGAACATTGTCAAAACGACCGGTCTGGAACCTATCAAACCCGAGCTGCTCACCACAAAAAATGATGAGCATCGCGCGGCGATTGCCAAGATCGAGGCCGGAATCGACGCTGAGTCTGCCAAGCCTGCCAAGCAGCGGAATTTCGAGCAGTTTATCAAGGATTTGGAGCCGCTGGCGTCCCAGTCGGACGATGAGGTCGCGAAACTGTATGCCGAGACGCGCATCAAGCAGATTCGCAGTCTGGCCGAGGCCTCAAGGGCCATTGAGGAGATGCGCAGGCTGAAAAACGAGGCCGAAGAGAAGGCCGATGCCGAACGGGTCAGGCTCGAGGAATTGCGGAGAAAGAGGATCGAGGAGTTTCCGACGGACTGGGTCGACGTGCGCGGGGAGATTCGTCTCAGCGGGCTCTTTGACGGTACTGGCGGCCGATCCAAGCGCTGGCGGGTGGTCGAACCGGGCGTCACGCCCGCCAAGACGCTGGCATATATCGAAGTTCCCGAGGGCAGTTCGATCAACCCGTCGGACTATCTGGACAAGTATGTTGAGATCAAAGCCGAAGCCCGCAAGCTGAGTTCGGCGGCGATGCCCGTGCCGGTCTACACTGTTCGGCAAATCAAATTGGCTGAGCGGCCTGCTCGCGGCAAACCGCCGGCCGGGGTGATGACTCGTCCCGCCGGGCCGGTGACAACAAAGTGAGCCCGTTCCCAGCGGACGGCATCATTGGCCCGGGACGGTGGAGCCCGGATGGGGGATGACGTGTTCAAGAGTCGGAACTGTGCTGGCTGGGTGGTTGTCTTCTTGGCGGGTGCGCTGGCTGCCGGTTGTGGCTTCCTGCCTCGCGGGTATGTCTTCGATCCTTCCGATCTCGAGGAGATCGTCGACCAGATCACCGCGACCTCGGGCGAGGATGCGGTGCAGCAGGTTCATGACGCCTTACTGGACCGAGGATACCCCGTCGCAACCGAGCCGAACTGGGTGATTAACAGCGGAAGGGGCGTGCCGGGGCAGGTTGCGGCATTCTACCTGTACGCGAATGAGTATCTCGTCGTGGCTGGTGTCAACCCCGGGGCTCAGTGGTCGATGGCACCCGGCCTGGGCTTCGAGGTCCACGATTATGTGTTGTTTGGAGATCTCACGGCATACGCGGCGGGCGAACTCAATCCCCCGACTCTGGGGCCCGGCGATAGCCTCTCGCTGGGTCCTTTTGAGTCCCGACAATTTCGGACGGATACCGGCGTATGGATGCTCGAATACGGGCGGGGGCTTCTGCCCACCGACCTGTACCCTGAAGCGTTTGCTGGCGAGTTCGCGCTGGCTCAGAATGCCATTCTTTACGCCAGCGGGTCTTTTGTGACCTCGTTCATCCGCAACTGGGTGTACGAACAGATCGGCCTGCCGGGCGGCATCTTCTCGTTGTACGGCCTGTAAGGCGTTAGTCAAGCGACGGCTTCCATTTGTTTCCTGTTGGGTGGCCCACCGCTTCAGCGGGTTCGCCCCGGCGTAGCCTGTGGCGAAGCCGGGTGGGGTAGCGAACTGTGGCAGGAGTTGCCGACCCCACGGCTGAAGCCACGGGTCAACCGCTTGGG
This region includes:
- a CDS encoding aminotransferase class IV gives rise to the protein MAVVSRPIRIIGTKTVFPVPCRAGLSADGMTGEEYSRTVYTAPNVGRRDAAGDDRQPDLRERDKARLQMNEKVYLNGDIIDLAKAVVTVSNPSLLHGVGLFETLRAYDGRAFLLQRHIDRMTDSAKHFDMPVLQLVEQIPDAVAAVLAANRLKNARIRFTVMPPGAQDGHERSTLLVAAQETAGYPPVLYERGMTVHLNTRWRQSDLDPLAGHKTTSYFSRLLALRDAQAAGCGEGLWFTPENRLAQGCISNVFVVKEGVLRTPPLDTPVVPGITRQVVIELATEAGVKTEQVPLTVNDLLDADEVFLTNSVMEIMPVTRIERKAVSNEKPGPITGQLQQAYNAMTRQTKSTS
- the surE gene encoding 5'/3'-nucleotidase SurE; the encoded protein is MRFLLTNDDGYDAPGLRALHEAVGSLPGVEIGIIAPAVAQSGTSHSTSESFICRQVCLEGMGQITVAEGTPADCVRAALHLPGHPRPDWVIAGINRGSNLGVDIFYSGTVAAAREAAILGVPAIAISQLVKPSMPDDWLSSARLAAAIMAAITLPEQPPSPWVDQKCFDMVRRALLDAALSAAALSPSHPVAPVRPMTGFPSQGCPAAPCWNVNLPRSSDGRPPLGACVAPISSDPPAFGLTPMSQGNGITRLTYVGRYHERQATPGTDVALAFAGYITLSPLALV
- a CDS encoding SH3 domain-containing protein, producing MNLHTRRAAWMSWVITASLVASALGQTTQPAAAGRMIQGKIKGTNVNVRSGADTNYYVVTKLNRGDTVTIVHESFNWVEILPPKGCFSVIDKNYVEKADDGSGTLNGDAWVYAGSEIDERRYAKQVQLKKGEKVQILGETADGKCYKIAPPLGATVWVHGDFVDRPGATGGDQPATGERIPPGTLSLAQAGVTTSRPAKEPALTPVAKGSEPAFGENIVKTTGLEPIKPELLTTKNDEHRAAIAKIEAGIDAESAKPAKQRNFEQFIKDLEPLASQSDDEVAKLYAETRIKQIRSLAEASRAIEEMRRLKNEAEEKADAERVRLEELRRKRIEEFPTDWVDVRGEIRLSGLFDGTGGRSKRWRVVEPGVTPAKTLAYIEVPEGSSINPSDYLDKYVEIKAEARKLSSAAMPVPVYTVRQIKLAERPARGKPPAGVMTRPAGPVTTK